A region of Flavobacterium indicum GPTSA100-9 = DSM 17447 DNA encodes the following proteins:
- a CDS encoding UDP-glucose 6-dehydrogenase codes for MIKNICCIGAGYVGGPTMAVIAQKCPHIKVTVVDLNQDRINAWNHSDLSLLPVYEPGLDAVVAEARGRNLFFSTDVDKAIDEAEMIFISVNTPTKTYGVGKGMAADLKYIELCARQIARIAKTDKIVVEKSTLPVRTASAIKDILDNTGNGVNFQILSNPEFLAEGTAIEDLFAPDRVLIGGDTTPEGQKAIQQLVDVYANWVNPANILTTNVWSSELSKLTANAFLAQRVSSINAMSELCEKTGANVNEVSKAIGLDSRIGPKFLKASVGFGGSCFQKDILNLVYIAKSYGLNEVADYWEQVIVMNDHQKRRFAKKIVSTLYNTVSGKKIAFLGWAFKKDTNDTRESAAIYVADDLLNEQANIAVFDPKVGESQIQFDLNYLNTRTEEENKKGVQVFDNAYNACNNAHAIAVLTEWDEFKTYDWQKIYDSMLKPAFIFDGRNILNGEELEKIGFVYQGIGK; via the coding sequence ATGATTAAAAATATTTGTTGTATCGGAGCAGGTTATGTTGGTGGCCCAACAATGGCAGTAATTGCCCAAAAATGTCCGCATATTAAGGTTACGGTTGTCGATTTAAATCAAGATAGAATTAACGCTTGGAATCATTCAGACTTGAGTTTATTACCTGTTTATGAACCAGGTTTAGATGCAGTTGTTGCTGAAGCTAGAGGAAGAAATTTGTTTTTTTCTACAGATGTTGATAAAGCAATTGATGAAGCTGAAATGATTTTTATCTCTGTTAATACTCCAACTAAAACGTATGGCGTTGGAAAAGGTATGGCGGCTGATTTGAAATACATCGAATTATGTGCACGTCAAATTGCTCGTATAGCTAAAACAGATAAAATTGTAGTTGAAAAATCTACTTTGCCGGTACGTACCGCAAGTGCAATTAAAGATATTTTAGATAATACAGGTAATGGTGTAAATTTCCAAATTTTATCAAATCCAGAGTTTTTAGCTGAAGGTACTGCAATTGAAGATTTGTTTGCACCTGATAGAGTTTTAATTGGGGGTGATACTACACCTGAAGGACAAAAAGCAATTCAACAGTTAGTTGATGTTTACGCTAATTGGGTAAATCCGGCCAATATCTTAACAACAAATGTTTGGTCATCAGAACTGTCTAAATTAACTGCTAATGCTTTTTTGGCACAACGAGTTTCTTCTATCAATGCCATGAGTGAATTGTGTGAAAAGACAGGAGCAAACGTAAATGAAGTTTCTAAAGCCATTGGATTGGATAGTAGAATTGGACCTAAATTTTTAAAAGCTTCTGTAGGTTTTGGTGGTTCTTGTTTTCAAAAAGATATACTAAACTTAGTTTATATAGCAAAATCCTATGGTTTAAATGAAGTTGCTGATTATTGGGAACAAGTTATTGTCATGAACGATCATCAAAAAAGACGATTTGCAAAAAAAATTGTTAGTACTTTGTATAACACTGTGTCTGGAAAAAAAATCGCTTTTTTAGGTTGGGCTTTCAAAAAAGATACTAATGATACGCGTGAATCTGCTGCAATTTATGTTGCAGACGATTTATTAAACGAACAAGCAAATATTGCCGTTTTTGATCCAAAAGTAGGAGAAAGTCAAATTCAATTCGATTTAAATTATCTAAATACAAGAACAGAAGAAGAAAATAAAAAAGGTGTTCAAGTATTTGATAATGCTTATAATGCTTGTAATAATGCCCATGCTATTGCAGTACTAACAGAATGGGATGAATTTAAAACCTATGATTGGCAAAAAATATACGATTCGATGTTGAAACCAGCTTTCATTTTTGACGGTAGAAATATTTTAAATGGAGAGGAATTAGAAAAAATTGGATTTGTATATCAAGGTATTGGAAAATAA
- a CDS encoding polysaccharide biosynthesis tyrosine autokinase, which translates to MFDAKDIKILNYQSSFDPKAFFVKLLGYWKLFFISISIALIWAYQVNIRKESIYGMESSIVVKEENNPLFTNNTSLIFNWGGTSDKVQTIITTLKSRTHNEHVVDRLQYYIKYLKKGDYFFEDVYGTLPYKVTIDKKRGQIAGHLIKIIPLSSREFEMEVDFDGKTDVMLYHYFDNSISSIKAPAKIFKRKFRFNEVVDLPFFKGQFDLNSEIPVTPGQENYLRFDDFNGTVAGYRSIYVDADTKALSVIKLELQGSNKARLVEYLNTTVELLKENELRSKNLFAVNTINFIDSTLQVMEGQLKASEADLKRFKKNINVYELESGGEKISDEISSLDIEQENIKRKLAYCNHLKTYLEKNTEYAKLPAPAVAGIDDPNIIANVSKLIQLSIERSDKSFSYKNPKLYADLDVQMESIKRVLLNNIESFKSALAIDLRAVNGRINEAEGSIRMLPEQQQDLINITRKYDLKEKIFSTLLERRNEADIVKAANISDIDFIDSAKDVGGGFKGPKRSINYVLAIIVGFFLPFLYVLIIILADNNINTTQDILNLTKIPIIGVVGKKNTENNLSVFEKPKSPLAESFRAIRSSLQFLSKKQNVEGTKILMLTSSISGEGKSFCSINLATVFALSEKKTVIVGLDLRKPKIFGDFKIDNSFGVVNYLVGQKTVDEIIYNSHIPHLDLITSGPIPPNPSELLMSEAMGELIEELKTKYEYIILDTPPVGLVSDALELSHYADATLYVVRQAYTNKGMLSVVNEKHLRGELKNISIIFNGFQNKAKYGYGYGYGYGYGAYGYGYGTYYEEDRRPKTMKERVMSLFKGSKKA; encoded by the coding sequence ATGTTTGATGCTAAAGATATTAAGATATTAAATTATCAGTCTAGTTTTGATCCCAAGGCCTTTTTTGTTAAGTTATTAGGGTATTGGAAATTGTTTTTCATTTCTATTTCTATCGCTTTAATTTGGGCTTATCAAGTTAATATTAGAAAAGAAAGTATTTACGGAATGGAATCTTCTATTGTTGTTAAAGAAGAAAACAATCCATTATTTACCAACAATACCAGTTTAATATTTAATTGGGGAGGAACTTCAGATAAGGTTCAAACGATAATCACGACCTTAAAATCCAGAACTCATAACGAGCATGTAGTAGATAGGTTGCAGTATTACATTAAATATCTAAAAAAAGGCGACTACTTTTTTGAAGATGTTTATGGAACTTTACCCTATAAAGTAACTATCGATAAAAAGAGAGGCCAAATTGCAGGTCATTTAATAAAAATTATTCCTCTTTCTAGTAGAGAATTTGAAATGGAAGTTGATTTTGATGGAAAAACAGATGTTATGTTGTATCATTATTTCGACAATTCTATTTCTTCAATAAAAGCTCCGGCTAAAATTTTTAAAAGAAAATTTAGATTTAATGAGGTAGTTGATCTCCCTTTCTTTAAAGGTCAATTCGATTTAAATTCTGAAATTCCAGTAACTCCAGGACAAGAAAATTATCTGCGATTTGATGACTTCAATGGAACAGTTGCTGGGTATCGCTCTATTTATGTAGATGCGGATACTAAAGCGCTTTCGGTAATAAAGTTAGAATTACAAGGGTCAAACAAAGCAAGGTTAGTAGAATACTTAAATACGACAGTTGAATTGTTAAAAGAAAATGAATTAAGAAGTAAAAATTTATTTGCAGTTAACACAATAAACTTTATTGACAGTACATTACAGGTAATGGAGGGGCAATTAAAAGCTTCAGAAGCCGATCTCAAAAGATTCAAAAAAAATATAAATGTATATGAATTAGAATCTGGCGGCGAAAAAATTTCAGATGAAATTTCAAGTTTAGATATAGAGCAAGAAAATATTAAAAGAAAACTAGCTTACTGTAATCATTTAAAAACGTATCTAGAGAAAAATACTGAATATGCTAAATTACCTGCTCCTGCAGTAGCTGGTATTGATGATCCAAATATTATTGCTAATGTAAGTAAATTGATTCAATTGTCAATTGAGCGTTCAGATAAGTCTTTTAGTTATAAAAATCCAAAACTTTATGCTGATCTTGATGTTCAAATGGAATCTATAAAAAGAGTTCTTTTGAATAATATTGAAAGTTTTAAAAGTGCTTTAGCAATAGATTTAAGAGCAGTTAATGGAAGGATAAATGAAGCTGAAGGTTCTATTAGAATGTTGCCTGAACAACAGCAAGATTTAATTAATATCACACGAAAATACGATTTAAAAGAAAAAATATTTAGTACACTTTTAGAGAGAAGAAACGAAGCTGATATTGTAAAAGCAGCTAATATTTCAGATATCGATTTTATTGATTCTGCAAAAGATGTTGGTGGCGGTTTTAAAGGACCAAAACGCTCAATTAATTATGTTTTAGCAATAATCGTTGGGTTCTTTTTGCCATTTTTATACGTGTTAATTATAATTCTTGCAGATAATAATATCAATACAACTCAAGATATTCTAAATTTAACTAAGATACCTATTATTGGTGTAGTTGGTAAAAAGAATACTGAAAACAATTTATCAGTATTTGAAAAACCTAAATCACCATTGGCAGAATCTTTTAGAGCTATTCGTTCTTCATTGCAATTTTTGTCTAAAAAGCAAAATGTTGAAGGCACTAAAATTCTTATGTTAACCTCATCGATCAGTGGTGAAGGGAAATCTTTTTGTTCTATTAATTTAGCCACTGTTTTTGCTTTGAGTGAAAAGAAAACAGTAATTGTTGGATTGGATTTGAGAAAGCCGAAAATTTTTGGTGATTTTAAAATTGACAATTCATTTGGTGTTGTAAATTATTTAGTCGGACAAAAAACAGTAGATGAAATAATCTATAATTCTCATATACCGCATTTAGATTTAATTACCTCAGGACCAATTCCTCCAAATCCTTCTGAATTATTAATGAGTGAGGCAATGGGAGAATTAATTGAAGAACTAAAAACTAAATATGAATATATTATTTTAGATACTCCTCCAGTTGGTTTGGTGTCTGATGCATTGGAATTATCACATTATGCCGATGCAACATTATATGTGGTTCGACAAGCGTATACAAATAAAGGAATGCTGTCTGTAGTTAACGAGAAACATTTGAGAGGCGAATTAAAAAATATTAGTATAATTTTTAATGGTTTCCAAAATAAAGCAAAATATGGTTATGGCTACGGCTATGGCTACGGCTATGGCGCATATGGCTACGGTTATGGGACTTATTACGAAGAAGATAGAAGACCTAAAACAATGAAAGAACGAGTAATGAGTTTGTTTAAAGGTTCAAAGAAAGCATAA
- a CDS encoding FkbM family methyltransferase: MFLKLKVILAKLLVNELTGKIIALLYSNKIPFHDLIIEISNFNIKRRIAASLFFKTYESAEIRFISKYLQNYEGTIVEFGASIGVVSSTLAKSNPKAQVISFEADSRFIPIIEQNFKINGILNARVCNEIIGAQGYEFIPGEDNTRGKITKSNQSDSQLASLKDLISKYDFPDTFVLVCDIEGAEYFVLSELNFQNCPLLIMELHPIEIEGALITVPDLKNKILKLGYEIIEEYGSNIVAKNNKIDFKR; the protein is encoded by the coding sequence ATGTTTTTGAAACTAAAAGTCATTCTTGCTAAATTATTGGTAAATGAATTAACTGGAAAAATTATTGCATTATTGTATTCGAATAAAATTCCTTTTCATGATTTAATAATTGAAATTTCGAATTTTAATATTAAAAGAAGAATTGCAGCTTCATTATTCTTTAAAACCTATGAAAGTGCAGAAATAAGATTCATTTCTAAATATTTACAAAATTATGAGGGCACAATCGTTGAATTTGGTGCTAGTATTGGAGTTGTATCTTCAACCTTAGCAAAATCCAATCCGAAAGCTCAAGTAATTTCATTTGAGGCGGATTCAAGATTTATTCCTATTATTGAGCAAAATTTTAAAATTAATGGAATTTTAAATGCACGAGTTTGCAATGAAATAATAGGTGCACAAGGTTATGAATTTATACCTGGAGAGGATAATACAAGAGGGAAAATTACAAAGTCTAATCAATCAGATTCACAATTAGCATCACTTAAAGATTTGATTAGTAAATATGATTTTCCGGATACGTTTGTTTTAGTTTGTGATATTGAAGGTGCAGAGTATTTTGTGCTTTCTGAATTGAATTTTCAAAACTGTCCCTTATTAATTATGGAATTGCATCCAATAGAAATTGAAGGAGCTTTAATAACAGTGCCCGATTTAAAAAATAAAATACTTAAATTGGGGTACGAGATTATTGAGGAATATGGATCTAATATTGTAGCTAAAAATAATAAAATTGATTTCAAAAGATAA
- a CDS encoding nucleotide sugar dehydrogenase: protein MKIKIAIIGLGYVGLPLARLFATKYPVIGFDINKQRISELNQGIDLTLEVDQELLQSVLKTHNSTLTTNYLYCSDNLEDIADCNYYIVTVPTPVDKHNKPDLTPLYKASETVAKVLKKGDTVIYESTVYPGVTEEECVPVLEKLSGLKFNVDFFAGYSPERINPGDKEHTVEKILKVTAGSTPEVGLKVDALYKSVITAGTHLAPSIKVAEAAKVIENSQRDINIAFVNELAKIFNILEIDTQAVLEAAGTKWNFLPFKPGLVGGHCIGVDPYYLAQKAMEAGYHPEIILAGRRMNDSMGEYVASEVVKLMIKKEIVLHKAEVLLLGITFKENCPDVRNTKIVDIVHALKEYGINITIYDPWAKPEEVKHEYGIDCSSELDSKSKFDALILGVAHNEFLEIDTTSILKETNVIYDVKGFLKTEVDGRL from the coding sequence ATGAAAATTAAAATTGCAATCATCGGATTAGGTTATGTGGGGTTACCATTAGCAAGATTATTTGCTACTAAGTATCCTGTTATCGGATTTGATATTAACAAACAAAGAATTTCGGAATTAAATCAAGGTATTGATTTAACTTTAGAAGTAGATCAGGAATTGTTACAATCAGTTTTGAAAACTCATAATTCAACTCTAACAACTAATTATTTGTATTGTTCTGATAATTTAGAAGATATTGCCGATTGTAATTATTATATTGTAACAGTTCCAACGCCAGTTGACAAACATAATAAACCCGATTTAACGCCACTTTACAAAGCAAGTGAAACTGTTGCAAAAGTGTTGAAAAAAGGAGATACAGTTATTTACGAATCAACCGTTTATCCTGGTGTTACAGAAGAGGAATGTGTGCCTGTTTTAGAAAAATTATCAGGATTAAAGTTTAATGTTGACTTTTTCGCTGGGTATTCTCCTGAAAGAATTAATCCAGGTGATAAAGAACATACTGTAGAAAAAATATTGAAAGTTACCGCAGGTTCAACTCCAGAAGTTGGATTAAAAGTTGATGCTTTATACAAAAGTGTAATTACTGCTGGTACGCATTTAGCACCATCTATTAAAGTAGCAGAAGCTGCAAAAGTTATCGAAAATTCACAACGCGATATTAATATTGCATTCGTTAATGAATTAGCAAAAATTTTTAATATTTTAGAAATTGATACACAAGCAGTGTTAGAAGCCGCAGGAACAAAATGGAATTTTCTTCCTTTTAAACCTGGTTTGGTGGGCGGGCATTGTATAGGCGTTGATCCTTATTATTTAGCTCAAAAAGCAATGGAAGCAGGATATCATCCTGAAATAATTTTGGCAGGACGTCGTATGAATGACAGTATGGGCGAATACGTAGCTTCGGAAGTGGTAAAGCTAATGATTAAAAAAGAAATTGTTTTACACAAAGCTGAAGTGTTGCTTTTAGGAATTACTTTTAAAGAAAATTGCCCAGATGTTCGAAATACAAAAATTGTTGATATCGTTCATGCTTTAAAAGAATACGGTATCAATATTACTATCTATGACCCTTGGGCAAAACCAGAAGAAGTAAAGCATGAGTATGGTATTGATTGTTCTTCTGAACTTGATTCAAAATCTAAATTTGATGCATTAATTTTAGGAGTGGCTCATAATGAATTTTTAGAGATTGATACCACCAGTATCTTAAAAGAAACGAATGTGATTTATGATGTGAAAGGTTTCTTGAAAACAGAAGTAGACGGAAGATTGTAA
- a CDS encoding SDR family oxidoreductase produces the protein MVQNIKNKKILITGGAGFIGSNLCDYFLNNQNQIICLDNFSTGFKNNIEPFLKNSNFKLIEGDIRNFETCQKAVENVDYVLHQAALGSVPRSINDPITSNDVNISGFLNMLVASRDAKVKRFVYAASSSTYGDSEKLPKIENVIGKPLSPYAITKYVNELYADVFSKTYGMETIGLRYFNVFGRNQNPNGAYAAVIPKFISLFINHESPIINGDGNFSRDFTYIDNVIQMNELALQTQNPNAINQVYNTAFGERTTLNELIQYIKENLIQFDPEIEQISVAYGPNRSGDIPHSLADISKGKELLGYQPKYSVKEGLKEAIKWYWENLK, from the coding sequence TTGGTACAAAATATTAAAAATAAAAAAATTCTAATCACTGGTGGCGCTGGTTTCATCGGTTCTAATTTGTGTGACTATTTTTTAAATAATCAAAATCAAATTATTTGTTTAGATAATTTTTCAACGGGATTTAAAAATAATATTGAACCTTTTTTAAAGAATTCAAATTTTAAATTGATTGAAGGAGATATACGTAATTTTGAAACTTGTCAAAAAGCAGTTGAAAATGTAGATTATGTATTGCATCAAGCAGCTTTAGGAAGTGTGCCTCGGTCTATTAATGACCCTATTACTTCTAACGATGTAAATATTTCTGGTTTTCTAAACATGCTTGTTGCTTCAAGAGATGCTAAAGTAAAAAGATTTGTGTATGCAGCAAGTTCTTCTACTTATGGGGATTCAGAAAAATTACCCAAAATAGAAAATGTTATAGGTAAACCATTATCTCCTTATGCTATTACAAAATACGTTAACGAATTATATGCTGATGTATTTAGTAAAACGTATGGAATGGAAACTATTGGATTGCGCTATTTTAATGTATTTGGTAGAAACCAAAATCCAAATGGTGCTTACGCAGCGGTAATACCAAAGTTTATTTCATTATTCATTAATCATGAAAGTCCTATTATTAATGGAGATGGAAATTTTTCAAGAGATTTTACATACATTGATAATGTAATTCAAATGAATGAATTAGCTTTGCAAACTCAAAATCCAAACGCAATTAATCAAGTTTATAATACTGCTTTTGGAGAGCGAACAACTCTAAATGAATTAATTCAATATATAAAAGAAAATTTAATACAATTTGATCCTGAAATTGAACAAATTTCGGTTGCTTATGGTCCCAACAGAAGTGGGGATATTCCTCATTCATTAGCAGATATTTCCAAAGGGAAAGAATTATTAGGATACCAACCTAAGTATTCTGTTAAAGAAGGATTAAAAGAAGCAATTAAATGGTATTGGGAAAATTTAAAATAA
- a CDS encoding glycosyltransferase family 4 protein: MKLLIITNIPTPYRIAFFNVINRVLTQRNGCLKVLYAAASEPDRHWSIDLNEQQFDYEIVKGFHKSVAGLYVHFNPSILKKTKQFNPDVILYAGSWNMPTVIYSLLFNSFCNKKYKKIFWSEGHDGSRLHAAGIVPVVRKFIQNKFDAFAVPNQRSESYLFQLLGLERKPIILLPNTVDGDFFTKPTSWSEADSAIIKSKYSIPKDAKLLIQVAQIEDRKGIKELIQHWRKLENKFGYHLVFVGEGSLKDALIADNEDDTTIHFLGNQPKEAVRELLFSSTIFILNTKNDPNPLTLIEASYAHLPIITTQFAGNCNEIVVGNNGFVLNDFDFETFELVFLKMATASTIEMGALSFENVKTHFDIQQVCEHFLNQVEKI, from the coding sequence ATGAAGTTATTAATTATAACTAATATTCCAACGCCCTATCGTATCGCATTTTTTAATGTGATTAATCGTGTATTGACTCAAAGAAATGGCTGCTTAAAAGTGCTTTATGCTGCTGCTAGTGAACCAGACAGACATTGGAGTATTGATTTAAACGAGCAGCAATTTGACTATGAAATAGTAAAAGGATTTCATAAAAGTGTTGCTGGATTATATGTGCATTTTAACCCAAGTATTTTAAAAAAAACAAAACAATTTAATCCGGATGTTATTTTGTATGCAGGTTCATGGAATATGCCTACCGTAATCTATAGTTTGCTTTTTAATTCATTTTGTAATAAAAAATATAAAAAAATATTTTGGAGTGAAGGGCATGATGGAAGTAGGTTACATGCCGCTGGAATTGTTCCTGTAGTGAGAAAATTTATTCAAAATAAATTTGACGCCTTTGCAGTGCCCAACCAAAGAAGTGAATCGTATTTGTTTCAATTACTTGGATTAGAAAGAAAACCAATTATTTTACTGCCAAATACAGTTGATGGTGATTTTTTTACAAAGCCAACTTCGTGGTCTGAAGCAGATTCAGCTATTATAAAAAGTAAGTATTCTATTCCAAAGGATGCAAAATTACTTATTCAAGTGGCTCAAATTGAAGATCGAAAAGGGATTAAAGAATTAATTCAACATTGGCGTAAATTAGAAAATAAATTCGGTTATCATTTAGTTTTTGTAGGAGAAGGTTCTTTGAAAGATGCATTAATTGCTGATAATGAAGATGATACTACTATTCATTTTTTAGGAAATCAACCTAAAGAAGCAGTTCGAGAATTGTTATTTAGTTCAACTATTTTTATTTTAAACACAAAAAATGATCCAAATCCATTAACTTTGATTGAAGCAAGTTATGCGCATTTGCCAATAATTACCACGCAATTTGCTGGTAATTGTAATGAAATAGTTGTTGGGAATAATGGATTTGTCCTGAATGATTTCGATTTTGAAACGTTTGAATTAGTATTTTTAAAAATGGCTACTGCTTCTACCATAGAAATGGGTGCGCTGTCGTTTGAAAATGTTAAAACACATTTCGATATTCAACAGGTTTGTGAGCATTTTTTAAATCAAGTGGAAAAAATATGA
- a CDS encoding glycosyltransferase family 4 protein, giving the protein MISKDKYIVVHAGKRDDYQVALALYEAGMLYALVTETYFPYDKNWFKKLINLLGFQSQINKRFKTGLPSNYVTVSYLAFFYQVLFSLTKNIKFDVKKGQLLGEKAKNLSVKYKVPVIAVNTCAAAAFQNNPIEPKILFQFHPQADFVKELFLEEMQLNPKSIKTLRQEYEFSLSENELKILSNEVQLATYFLCASSLTKKSLVFKGISDEKITVIPYGVDTSKFTFSERKQSETFKVIFIGSLNQRKGITYLLDALNQLKKVELIIVTRGIYDNSLIQNYNFPIDVRVDIPHEKLQDALHEAHCFVLPSILEGFGQVILEAMATGIPVIATEHTAAQDIIENGKDGFITPIRNVLALKTYLEKLQNDFSLVNTMGKNAHEKAKQFTWQKFRNDLVTSLKHLN; this is encoded by the coding sequence TTGATTTCAAAAGATAAATACATTGTCGTTCACGCAGGTAAAAGAGACGATTACCAAGTAGCTTTGGCTTTGTATGAAGCAGGTATGTTGTATGCTTTAGTAACTGAAACCTATTTTCCTTATGATAAGAATTGGTTCAAAAAACTAATTAATTTATTAGGGTTTCAATCACAAATAAACAAACGTTTTAAAACTGGCTTACCATCCAATTATGTAACCGTTTCTTATTTGGCTTTTTTTTATCAAGTTTTATTTAGTTTGACAAAAAACATAAAATTCGATGTTAAAAAAGGGCAACTATTAGGAGAAAAAGCTAAAAATTTAAGTGTAAAATATAAGGTCCCAGTTATAGCAGTTAATACGTGTGCTGCAGCTGCTTTTCAAAATAATCCAATTGAACCTAAAATACTATTTCAATTTCATCCACAAGCCGATTTCGTAAAAGAATTGTTTCTGGAGGAAATGCAATTGAATCCAAAATCAATCAAAACACTTCGTCAAGAATATGAATTTTCTTTGTCTGAAAACGAATTAAAAATTTTATCAAATGAAGTTCAATTAGCTACTTATTTTCTTTGTGCGAGTTCATTAACAAAGAAATCACTGGTTTTTAAAGGAATTTCAGATGAAAAAATTACGGTCATTCCCTACGGAGTGGATACTTCAAAATTTACTTTTTCGGAAAGAAAACAATCAGAAACGTTTAAAGTAATTTTTATTGGAAGTCTAAATCAAAGAAAAGGAATCACGTATTTACTTGATGCACTAAATCAGTTAAAAAAGGTTGAATTAATTATTGTTACTCGTGGAATTTATGACAATTCTTTAATTCAAAATTATAATTTTCCTATTGATGTTCGGGTAGATATTCCGCATGAAAAATTACAAGATGCTTTACACGAAGCACATTGTTTTGTTTTGCCATCCATTTTAGAAGGTTTCGGACAAGTAATTTTAGAAGCAATGGCAACTGGAATTCCAGTTATTGCTACTGAACATACCGCTGCACAAGATATTATTGAAAACGGCAAAGATGGTTTTATCACGCCAATAAGAAATGTTTTGGCACTAAAAACGTATTTAGAAAAATTACAAAACGATTTTTCTTTGGTAAACACCATGGGAAAAAACGCTCACGAAAAAGCCAAACAATTTACCTGGCAAAAGTTTAGAAATGATTTGGTAACAAGTTTAAAACATTTAAATTAA
- a CDS encoding O-antigen translocase: MLTPKQIKEKSKVVLSSPLVKISSLTSIATLIKIGATFISAKVLAVITGPAGVAMLGQLTNFMTILIQVCSGATGTGIVKLTGQYKDDSVNLKKVYATSFTIILLFSTLTVLGILLFQNTFTLFIFNAIQYKWLLFVIAFSTPLIAINNFIVSVLSGLYEFKKYIKIQSIASVLSVFLTVSLVYFYKVEGALLAYILAQTLIFFVSLYYSKIIQWKTQVRLLVDKEILKKLGHFSLYVIISAFCFPLAQILVRNLLIDHLGIETAGIWEGTNRVSSMYLLLISTTIGVYFFPKISGISDNKEVVKEVNFALKIFVSATVIAGLMLLLLKDIIIPIVLSKKFLPISDILHVQVLGDIFLIIRMLFSMVLLSRDKTSYMIIFESVSALFYYLLNFYLISISTTLSDIIWSYPIYTSFYCLILYITYKKTIYVFETKSHSC, from the coding sequence ATGTTAACCCCAAAACAAATTAAAGAAAAATCTAAAGTAGTACTTAGTTCTCCTTTAGTTAAAATTTCGTCCTTAACCTCAATAGCTACATTGATAAAAATTGGTGCTACTTTTATTTCTGCAAAAGTATTAGCCGTTATAACCGGACCAGCAGGGGTTGCAATGTTGGGTCAGTTAACCAATTTTATGACAATTCTAATTCAGGTCTGCTCAGGAGCTACTGGAACGGGAATTGTAAAATTAACGGGACAGTACAAAGACGATTCAGTTAATTTAAAAAAAGTATACGCAACATCTTTTACTATAATTTTACTGTTTTCAACTTTAACAGTACTAGGAATACTACTATTTCAAAATACCTTTACACTTTTTATTTTTAATGCTATACAATACAAATGGTTACTGTTTGTAATTGCATTTTCCACACCATTAATCGCAATCAACAATTTTATAGTTTCTGTTTTAAGTGGCTTGTATGAATTTAAAAAGTACATTAAAATACAAAGTATTGCAAGTGTACTAAGTGTTTTTCTAACAGTGTCATTAGTTTATTTTTATAAAGTTGAAGGTGCACTGTTAGCTTATATTTTAGCACAAACACTCATTTTCTTTGTAAGTTTATATTATAGTAAAATTATTCAATGGAAAACTCAAGTACGTTTATTGGTAGATAAGGAAATTTTAAAAAAGCTAGGTCATTTCTCATTGTATGTAATTATTAGTGCTTTTTGTTTTCCTCTTGCACAAATTTTAGTTCGAAATTTATTAATTGATCATTTAGGAATTGAAACAGCAGGTATTTGGGAAGGTACAAATAGAGTTTCAAGTATGTATTTGTTACTAATTTCAACCACAATAGGAGTTTATTTTTTTCCTAAAATTAGCGGGATTTCAGATAATAAAGAGGTAGTTAAAGAAGTGAACTTTGCACTTAAAATATTTGTTAGTGCTACTGTAATTGCTGGTCTAATGTTACTTTTATTAAAAGATATTATTATTCCAATTGTTTTGTCAAAAAAGTTTTTGCCGATTAGTGATATATTGCATGTTCAAGTTTTAGGCGATATATTCTTAATTATTAGAATGCTTTTTTCAATGGTTTTATTAAGCAGAGATAAAACTAGTTATATGATTATATTTGAAAGTGTATCTGCATTGTTCTATTATCTATTGAATTTTTACTTGATAAGTATTTCAACTACTCTGTCTGATATAATTTGGTCTTATCCAATTTATACTTCATTTTATTGTTTAATTTTATACATTACTTATAAAAAAACTATTTATGTTTTTGAAACTAAAAGTCATTCTTGCTAA